ACGAGTGGAATTCACCGGCGCCGAAGTATTGGAGCGAGCGGGGAATATCACCACGGTTAAGGTTGGCAAGAAGCGAATCGCATTTGATGGTCCGGTACCGATGACCGCAGAGCAGTCTGCACGCTCGGCAGTGGTCTGGAGTGAGGCGGAGGCGTGTGTCGGGGTTGCGTACAGTTCATATCTGGGTGGGGATATCTTCGACATTGGAAACGGGATCGCGGTCGATGATTCGGGGAATGTTTACGTAACGGGCTATACTTCATCATCGAATTTCCCTGTCATGGATCCGGTTCAACCGGACGTTCCCGGCTATTCGCGTGACGTGTTTGTCTCGAAAGTACGTTCTGACGGAAGCGGCCTGGTCTACAGCACCTACTTGGGAGGTAATGCTCGCGACGAGGGAGAAGATATTGCGGTTGACGGATACGGGCGTGCGGTTGTAGCCGGCACAACCATGTCGCTGGAGTTTCCGCTGGTTGGTTCGTGGCGGACCACGATCAGTCAGGAAGAGGCGTTTTTGGTCAAGTTGTCAGCGGCGGGAAACGAACTTCTGTTCAGTACACTCTGGGGTGGGATCGATCGCGATTACGGTCTGGGAGTTGGCGTCGATGATGCCAATCATATGTATCTGGCCGGGAGGACGGCATCAACCGACCTGCCGCTTCAGTCTCATTTCCAGTCAGACCAAGGGGGCTGGGATGGGTTCTTGGTCAAGTTCACATCTGACGGCACGATAATCGATTTTAGTACCTACCTCGGTGGAGCGCTGGAGGATGGGGTATTCGACATGGTGGTGATGCCAAGCGGTCGAGCAGTGCTCACCGGCTATACCTGGTCAACTGATTTCCCGACCGAAAACCCGATTCAAGGGACATTGGGGACGGGACTCGAGGATGCATTTGTTGTCAGGTTTTTGCCCGATGGCTCGGCGCTTGAATTCGGCAGTTTTCTGGGCGGCGATGCCGAGGAGTTCGCACATGGCGTGTGCGTGGATGATTCCGGCAATATGTACCTCACGGGAAGCACTCGCTCCACGGATTTCCCGGTGAAGTCGGCCTTTCAACCTGTCAGGTCAGGCCGGTACGATATTTTTGTTACCAAAATAGCTGGCGACGGAGATACGCTGATATACAGTACCCATCTTGGCGGTACGCTGGAAGATTTCGGCCGAGCGATCGCGGCCGACAATGAAGGACGGGCTACCGTCACGGGATATACGGTATCCAATGATTTTCCAATTGTGGGGTATCTGATGCGGGATCCGGGAGCATCCGGCAACGACCTCTATGTGAGTAGATTGAGTAGTTCAGGACAGGCGCTGTCATTCAGCACCTACCTGACCGGCACCAAATCGGATGTCGGCCTTGATATAGTGGCGGACAGCGGTGGAAATCTCTATCTCACGGGAGAGACCAAGTCGATTGATTTTCCGACGGTGAATCCGTTTGGGCTGAACAGCGACGGCACAACCAGCGACGCCTTCGTTACCAAGTTTTATGCCGATTTCGGGCCGGATCAGGACAATGACGGGTTGTGTGCGATCGCGGACAACTGCCCGACAGTGGCGAACCCACTTCAGGAGGATGGGGATGGCGACGGTATCGGAGACGCGTGTGATAACTGTCAGTCGCTGGTAAACGCCAGTCAAATCGATGTCGATTACGACGGTTGGGGTGACTCGTGCGATAATTGCCCAACCACAGGCAATTCTTCGCAGACGGACACTGATCTGGACAGCATAGGAGATGCCTGCGACAATTGTCCGGAGTTGGCCAATACCGATCAGGCGGACGCGGATAATGATGATATCGGCGATCTGTGTGATGTTTGTCCGCATGACGCAGGTGATGATGCGGATGGTGATTCGTTGTGCGCCGATATCGACAACTGTCCAAGCATTTTCAATCCGCTGCAGGAGGATGAGGATGTCGATGGGGCGGGGGACCCATGCGACAATTGTCCGGGGCTTACGAATGTTGGTCAGGCCGATTCAGATGCAGACGGTAAGGGAGATGCGTGCGATACGTGTCCGTTCGACAAAAACGATGATATCGACGGCGACGGACTTTGCGCCGATGTCGACAACTGCCCAAATATCCCGAGTCTTGACCAGACGGATACGGATGGCGACGGGGTGGG
This genomic interval from bacterium contains the following:
- a CDS encoding SBBP repeat-containing protein, whose amino-acid sequence is MRRVAFALLVLLVLFSIAEVGRSANPIAFTQNIGQWPDSIRYRADVNGTVMWFTNSAVYYHLFEQGEDTLNQTSRMFRAGYVGSNPDAVIEPSGELAARCNYFLGSAPSRWRTDVPNYSTITIRNLYEGVDAVFDGRSGGLEYRLEGRARAKAEVRVEFTGAEVLERAGNITTVKVGKKRIAFDGPVPMTAEQSARSAVVWSEAEACVGVAYSSYLGGDIFDIGNGIAVDDSGNVYVTGYTSSSNFPVMDPVQPDVPGYSRDVFVSKVRSDGSGLVYSTYLGGNARDEGEDIAVDGYGRAVVAGTTMSLEFPLVGSWRTTISQEEAFLVKLSAAGNELLFSTLWGGIDRDYGLGVGVDDANHMYLAGRTASTDLPLQSHFQSDQGGWDGFLVKFTSDGTIIDFSTYLGGALEDGVFDMVVMPSGRAVLTGYTWSTDFPTENPIQGTLGTGLEDAFVVRFLPDGSALEFGSFLGGDAEEFAHGVCVDDSGNMYLTGSTRSTDFPVKSAFQPVRSGRYDIFVTKIAGDGDTLIYSTHLGGTLEDFGRAIAADNEGRATVTGYTVSNDFPIVGYLMRDPGASGNDLYVSRLSSSGQALSFSTYLTGTKSDVGLDIVADSGGNLYLTGETKSIDFPTVNPFGLNSDGTTSDAFVTKFYADFGPDQDNDGLCAIADNCPTVANPLQEDGDGDGIGDACDNCQSLVNASQIDVDYDGWGDSCDNCPTTGNSSQTDTDLDSIGDACDNCPELANTDQADADNDDIGDLCDVCPHDAGDDADGDSLCADIDNCPSIFNPLQEDEDVDGAGDPCDNCPGLTNVGQADSDADGKGDACDTCPFDKNDDIDGDGLCADVDNCPNIPSLDQTDTDGDGVGDLCDNCDTTANPDQRDSNSDGIGDGCCCIGNRGNVNGVGGVDLSDLSWLIQSLSMMSVPWYPCPNEANVNGVGTIPDLSDLSLLIAYLTQIPPPAMPACP